The genomic region CAAAAAGAAAAAAAAAGCTTTCATTTGTATATGATTTCTGACGCAACAGGGGAAACATTGATTTCTGCTGCAAGAGCTGTTGCATCGCAATACACGATGTATCAGGCAATAGAACATCTTTACCCAATGATTCGTAATAAAACACAGTTGCAAAAAATTCTTGATGAAATTCAAGAAGAGCCGGGTATTGTTCTTTACACAATTATTGATGAAGAAATGAAACAACTTCTCAGTAAAGTATGTGCAAAAATAGGCACTCCTTGTGTTGCCATTTTAGATCCTGTTTTAAATGCTTTTCAGTCTTATCTTGGAACACCAACAAATTTACGTGCTAGTGCGCAGCATGGTCTTAATGCAGATTATTTTCGTCGTATTGAAGCGTTGAATTTTACAATAGACCACGACGATGGACAATCTCCTGATAGTATATTAGATGCAGATGTAATTCTTGTAGGTATTTCAAGAACTTCTAAGACACCAACAAGCATCTATTTAGCAAATCGTGGAATAAAAACTGCTAACATACCTCTTATTCCAGGAATTGATTTACCACAAACTCTTTTGGAAGAAAAAAATGTTTTAGTTGTTGGTTTAATTGCTTCAGCTGAAAGAATTTCACATATTCGTCAAAATCGAGATTTGGGGGAAGGTTTTGCTATTGAAAATTATACTGATCGCACCAGCATAGCTAGAGAGTTGATTTATGCAAAACGCATTTATGAACGTTTTGGTTGGCCTATCATTGATGTAACCAGACGTTCTATTGAGGAAACTGCAGCAGCGGTATTTAAACTTTTATCACAATTTCGTGAGAGAAGATGAAAAAAATTATGGATGAAAATATGTTAATATTAGCATCTCTTAGCTCTTACCGTGCACAATTGTTAGACAAAGCTGGTTTAAAATTTTCTATTGAAGGAGCTTCTTTTGATGAACGAAAAGTGGAAGAGAAAGTAAAAACTAAAACTCCTAAAGAAACAAGTTGTTTCCTTGCAAGTTCAAAAGCAAAAGATGTTTCTAAGCGTTTTCCTCATGCATTAGTTATAGGTTGTGACCAAATACTTGATCTGGATGGACAGATTTTTCATAAAGTTTCAGATATTAAAGAAGCACATCAACGATTACGTGCTTTATCAGGAAAAACACATTCTCTTCATAGTGCAATAGCTTTAGTCAAAAATGGTCAAGAAATATGGGTTGAAGCTTTTAGTGCTCATATGACGGTACGTTCTCTCTCATCAGAATTTATTGAACGTTACCTAACGCGTGTAGGAGCGGATGTTTTAAAAAGTGTAGGGGTATATCAAATTGAGAAAGAAGGAATACATCTTTTTGATAAAATAGAAGGAGATTTTTTTACTATCATTGGCTTACCATTATTACCTTTGCTGGCTAAATTGCGTCATTTGGGAGTTATTGATGGTTAATTTTGCAATAAACTGCAAAAAAAAAGAATATCCGTGTGCTTTTATTGCTGGTTATCCTATTCATCATTCAAAATCACCAAAGATTCATAATTTTTGGCTCAAACAATATGGTTTACAAGGTGAGTACCTTGCAAAAGAGGTAAAAACCGAAGAATTTAAGAGTTTTCTTATATCTTCACAAAAAAGGGGTTTTTGTGGAGGCAACGTTACCTTACCCCATAAACAGGAAGCTTTTCATTTAGCAACTTATAAAGATGAGGTAGCAACAGCTATTGGTGCTGTTAATACATTATGGTTTGAGGGGCAAAAACTTTGTGCCACAAACACTGATGCATATGGTTTTAGTGCTAATCTTGATGAATTTGCTCCTGATTGGGTTAAAGAAACAGCACTTGTTTTTGGTGCAGGAGGTGCTGCACGCGCTGTTTTATATATCTTGAAAAAACGTGGATTTGAACGTATTTTCTTGCTTAATCGTACAAGACAACATGCGGACGATTTGGCTGAGTATTTTGGAAAACCTGTTGAAGTCTATGACTGGCATAATATTTACAAAATACTTTATCAAGTTGATCTCATTGTTAATGCAACTTCTGTAGGCATGACAAATCTTTATAGCGAACAAAAGAGTATTTTTTTTGATTTTCATAAAGTAAAACCAACAGCATTGGTAACAGATGTTGTTTACACTCCATTAATGACCCCTTTTTTGCAACAAGCAAAAGCTCATGGTTTGAAAACAGTTGATGGACTTGGTATGCTTTTACATCAGGCTGTACCTGGTTTTGAGCAATGGTTTGGAACAAGACCGCTTGTAACAAAGGCATTGCGAACAGCGATTGTAGAGGATATGAGTGAAAATAAAATATGAAAATTATAGGATTGACCGGATCAATTGCCATGGGCAAATCAACAACTGCTCGTTTTTTTGAACAAGCAGGTGTTCCTGTTTTTAGTGCTGATGAAGTAGTGCACCAACTTTACCGTAGTGAGCCGGTCTTGTCACTTATTATACGTACTTTTCCAGGTGTTGTTGAAAATGGTCAAGTTAACCGTTTAAAACTTTCCAAAGTTTTGATAAATAATCACGAAAAACTACAAACTTTAGAAAAAATAATTCATCCCTTAGTTTGGAAAAAAGAAGAAGAATTTGTTAACAGGGCACGCCAACAGGGAAAAAAACTAATAGTTCTTGATATTCCGCTTCTTTTTGAAACAAACAGTGAAAACCGAGTAGATAGTGTAATTGTTGTATCTGCACCATCAGCAATACAAAAGAAGCGTGTAATGAATCGTCCAAATATGAGTGAGGAAAAATTTGCAGCGATCAGTGCCAAACAAATATCCGATGAAAAAAAGAGAGAACGTGCGGATTTTGTCATTGATACGGGAAAAAGTTTAGATAATACACGTCAACAAGTTTTTCGTATAATAAAGAATTTACTAAAGGATGTATCTTTAAAGAATTAAAGAAATGCGTGAAATTATTTTTGATACCGAGACAACGGGTTTAGATAAAGACAGCGATCGTATTATTGAAATTGGCTGTGTAGAGATGGTTGATCGTTATCTTACGAAACGCCAATTCCATGTTTATTTAAATCCGCAAGGAGTCATTATCCCTGACGAAGTTGTAGCGATTCATGGATTGACCAATGAACGTTTAAAAAATGAAAAGAAATTCGAAGATATTGCTGATGAGTTTCTAGAATTTATTGATGGTGCAACAATGGTTGCTCATAATGCAAGTTTTGACATAAGCTTTCTTAATGCGGAATTAGGGCGGATCAATAAACCGCTTATCAGTGTTGATAATGTCATTGATACACTAGCTATAGCACGGCAAAAATTCCCTATGGGGCCTAATTCTCTTGATGTTTTATGTAAACGTTTTGGGATTGATAATAGTAATCGTGTTCTTCACGGTGCTCTACTTGATGCAGAGATTCTTGCTGATGTTTATATTGAGTTAATTGGTGGAAAACAGGGTGTACTTAGTTTTGATAACAATAGTGACCTTGATGAAAATATTCAAAATGGCAAGAATGTTTCCCATACAGTTAAAACTCGTCCCCACGCTTTACCTTCAAGGTTGAGCACACAAGAAAAAGATATGCACGCTGATTTAGTTAAAAAAATAGGCGATAAGGCTTTGTGGAATAACTTTAAAATTTTTCAATAAGAATTTAAGTTTCTTTGAAAAAATTATTAAAAATTTGGATTGGATAATATAATTCTTAAAAATACGGCCGTTGTGGGGAGGGGAACACCACAACGACCTTACCGCTACGTTGTACCTCAGCTATCATAGAAGGAGTAAAATGAAAGCTATCATATCCTATAATAACAAAGAAAAGCTCTCGGTACTGACTATAAAACGCAACGACTTTATATCTTATAAAAACAAAAAAATGGCTTTTCAGAGGCAACTCTATAAATTTTGAAATGAGATCGAAAAAAATATAAAAATAAATTTGTTTTGCGCTAAAATGAAGAAATGAAATTATCATGGAAACAAAAGATCACTTATTTTTAGTTGACGGATCAGGTTACATTTTTCGTGCTTATCACGCTTTACCACCCTTAAAACGCAAAAGGGATGGGCTTCCTGTAGGGGCTGTAGCCGGTTTTTGCAACATGTTATGGAAATTACTTTGTGATGCTCGCAATACGGCTGTTGGTATTGTGCCAACCCATTTTGCTGTTATCTTTGATTATTCATCTGATACGTTTCGTAAAAAAATTTATCCTCAATATAAAGCTAATCGTGCAGCTCCTCCTGAAGATCTTATTCCTCAATTTGCTTTGATACGACAAGCTACAAAAGCTTTTAATTTGCCTTGCATCGAAAAAGAAGGATTTGAAGCAGATGATTTAATTGCGACCTATGCGCAATTGGCAACTCAAGCGGGAGCAAAAACAACAATTATCTCCTCAGATAAAGATTTAATGCAGTTGGTAAATACGCGTGTATCTTTATATGATGGAATGAAAGATAAACATATCGGTGTTTCTGAAGTCATAGAAAAATGGGGTGTAGCGCCTGAAAAAATGATTGATTTGCAAGCTTTAGTTGGAGATACCACAGACAATATTCCAGGTGTTCCAGGTATTGGTCCAAAGATTGCAGCACAATTATTAAATCAATTTGGTACTCTCGATCTCTTATTGCAACACGCAGAAGAAATCAAACAAGTAAAACGGCGTGAAAATATTCAAGCTTATAAAGAGCAAACAAAGATTTCTCGTGAATTGGTAAAGCTTAAAACAGATGTACCTATAGACAATAATTTAGATAATTTTATTTTAGAACCACAAGATGGCCCGCGTTTAATTGCTTTTTTAAAAGCTATGGAATTTACAACGTTAACCCGTCGTGTAGCAGAAGCAACAGCATGTGATGCAGAGGTTATTGATGCTCTTGATATAGATACTGAGTGGACCCAAACTATTCATGGGCCTGACTTGGATAGTGAGAAAGTTGGTTCATTATTAACCCATGATTTTTGTAAAGATTCACCACAGACTTTGGCACAAAAACGTAAAGATCAGGCTCTTGTACAAAAAAATATAGGAGATTCTTATGAAACCATCCTTGATGAGAAAATCTTAAGAGAATGGTTACTGGAAGCACAAGAGCAAGGTTATTTTGCTTTTAACATAGAAACAACCTCATTAAACCCTATACAAGCGAAAATTATTGGTTTTTCGTTGGCATTACAGCCAGAAAAAGCAGCTTATATACCACTAGAACACACTGAAGAAGGATGCGACCTTTTAGGAGGTGGGTGTGTAGTCACACAAATTGAAACACAAAAGGTTTTAGCGCTTTTAAAACCAATATTAGAAGATCAAGCTGTATTAAAAATTGGCTATAATATGAAATATAATTGGTTGATTATGAAACAATACGCCATTGTGACACAACCTTTTGATGACATAATGCTCATATCATATGCTTTAGATGCTGGAACTTCGACTCATAATAGGGATATTTTATCTGAACGATGGCTTAAGCATAAACCAATTGCTTACAAAGATTTAACGCATAACGGAAAGAAAATTACTTCTTTTGCACAAGTAGATTTAAAACAGGCAACCTTTTATGCAGCAGAAGGTGCCGATATAACGCTACGGTTATGGCAAGTTTTAAAGCCACAACTTGTCGCACAAGGCGTGACGAAAATTTATGAACGTCTTGATCGACCACTGATAGAAGTTCTCGCAAAAATGGAAGAACGAGGGATTCTGGTTGATAGGCAAATTCTTTCACGTCTTTCATGTGAGTTAGCGCAGGCTGCCCTTTCTTTGGAAGAGGAAATTTACCAATTGGTTGGTGAACGATTTAATATTGCCTCACCAAAACAATTAAGTGATATTCTTTTTGGTAAAATGGGTTTACCTGGGGGCGTTAAGACCAAAAATGGTCAGTGGTCAACCTCTGCACAAATTTTAGAAGAATTAGCCGCTGAAGGTCACACTTTACCACGTAAAATCGTTGATTGGCGCCAACTTACAAAATTAAAATCCACTTACACAGATGCTTTACCTTATTACATTTTGCCTGAGACAGGGCGTGTTCACACTAATTATTCTTTAGCAACGACATCAACAGGGCGGTTATCTTCATCAGAGCCCAATCTGCAAAATATTCCAATACGAACGCCAGAAGGGCGCAAAATTCGAACAGCCTTTATTGCTCCAAAGGGATGTGTACTATTATCGGCTGACTATAGTCAGATTGAATTGCGCATTCTTGCACATATCGCCAATATCACTGCATTGAAAGAAGCGTTTGCGCAAGATCAAGATATTCATGCTATAACCGCATCGCAAATATTTGGAGTTGCAGTAGAAGGAATGCCCTCAGATATACGCCGACGTGCAAAGGCGATTAATTTTGGTATTATTTATGGTATTTCAGCTTTTGGATTGGCAAACCAATTAAGTATTTCACGAAATGAGGCAAGTCGCTATATTGATATTTATTTTGAAAGGTTTCCAGGAATTAAAGATTATATGGAAACGACTAAATCATTTGCACGCCAACATGGTTATGTGGAAACAATTTTTGGACGTCGTATTCATTACCCTGAAATAAAAGCGACTAATTCCCAAATCCGTACTTTCAATGAAAGAGCTGCTATCAACGCACCAATTCAAGGATCAGCTGCAGATATCATTCGCCGTGCTATGATCCAGATGGAAGGTGCTTTGAAAAAAGAAAAACTGTCAGCAAAAATGCTACTACAAGTTCACGACGAACTGATTTTTGAAGTACCAGAAACTGAAAGTGAAAAAACAAAAGTCCTTGTTACAAAGGTAATGGAAAATGCTGCAATGCCTGCATTATCTTTGTCTGTCCCTCTTAAAGTAAAAGTCGCTGCTGCTCAAAACTGGAATGAGGCACATTAGTTTTTCTCGCTTATTTGATCTTTAAACATCGTCATTACATTGGCAAGATTAAGGTGAGCTTT from Bartonella schoenbuchensis R1 harbors:
- a CDS encoding pyruvate, water dikinase regulatory protein, giving the protein QKEKKSFHLYMISDATGETLISAARAVASQYTMYQAIEHLYPMIRNKTQLQKILDEIQEEPGIVLYTIIDEEMKQLLSKVCAKIGTPCVAILDPVLNAFQSYLGTPTNLRASAQHGLNADYFRRIEALNFTIDHDDGQSPDSILDADVILVGISRTSKTPTSIYLANRGIKTANIPLIPGIDLPQTLLEEKNVLVVGLIASAERISHIRQNRDLGEGFAIENYTDRTSIARELIYAKRIYERFGWPIIDVTRRSIEETAAAVFKLLSQFRERR
- the polA gene encoding DNA polymerase I, producing the protein METKDHLFLVDGSGYIFRAYHALPPLKRKRDGLPVGAVAGFCNMLWKLLCDARNTAVGIVPTHFAVIFDYSSDTFRKKIYPQYKANRAAPPEDLIPQFALIRQATKAFNLPCIEKEGFEADDLIATYAQLATQAGAKTTIISSDKDLMQLVNTRVSLYDGMKDKHIGVSEVIEKWGVAPEKMIDLQALVGDTTDNIPGVPGIGPKIAAQLLNQFGTLDLLLQHAEEIKQVKRRENIQAYKEQTKISRELVKLKTDVPIDNNLDNFILEPQDGPRLIAFLKAMEFTTLTRRVAEATACDAEVIDALDIDTEWTQTIHGPDLDSEKVGSLLTHDFCKDSPQTLAQKRKDQALVQKNIGDSYETILDEKILREWLLEAQEQGYFAFNIETTSLNPIQAKIIGFSLALQPEKAAYIPLEHTEEGCDLLGGGCVVTQIETQKVLALLKPILEDQAVLKIGYNMKYNWLIMKQYAIVTQPFDDIMLISYALDAGTSTHNRDILSERWLKHKPIAYKDLTHNGKKITSFAQVDLKQATFYAAEGADITLRLWQVLKPQLVAQGVTKIYERLDRPLIEVLAKMEERGILVDRQILSRLSCELAQAALSLEEEIYQLVGERFNIASPKQLSDILFGKMGLPGGVKTKNGQWSTSAQILEELAAEGHTLPRKIVDWRQLTKLKSTYTDALPYYILPETGRVHTNYSLATTSTGRLSSSEPNLQNIPIRTPEGRKIRTAFIAPKGCVLLSADYSQIELRILAHIANITALKEAFAQDQDIHAITASQIFGVAVEGMPSDIRRRAKAINFGIIYGISAFGLANQLSISRNEASRYIDIYFERFPGIKDYMETTKSFARQHGYVETIFGRRIHYPEIKATNSQIRTFNERAAINAPIQGSAADIIRRAMIQMEGALKKEKLSAKMLLQVHDELIFEVPETESEKTKVLVTKVMENAAMPALSLSVPLKVKVAAAQNWNEAH
- the coaE gene encoding dephospho-CoA kinase (Dephospho-CoA kinase (CoaE) performs the final step in coenzyme A biosynthesis.) codes for the protein MKIIGLTGSIAMGKSTTARFFEQAGVPVFSADEVVHQLYRSEPVLSLIIRTFPGVVENGQVNRLKLSKVLINNHEKLQTLEKIIHPLVWKKEEEFVNRARQQGKKLIVLDIPLLFETNSENRVDSVIVVSAPSAIQKKRVMNRPNMSEEKFAAISAKQISDEKKRERADFVIDTGKSLDNTRQQVFRIIKNLLKDVSLKN
- the dnaQ gene encoding DNA polymerase III subunit epsilon — encoded protein: MREIIFDTETTGLDKDSDRIIEIGCVEMVDRYLTKRQFHVYLNPQGVIIPDEVVAIHGLTNERLKNEKKFEDIADEFLEFIDGATMVAHNASFDISFLNAELGRINKPLISVDNVIDTLAIARQKFPMGPNSLDVLCKRFGIDNSNRVLHGALLDAEILADVYIELIGGKQGVLSFDNNSDLDENIQNGKNVSHTVKTRPHALPSRLSTQEKDMHADLVKKIGDKALWNNFKIFQ
- a CDS encoding shikimate dehydrogenase, giving the protein MVNFAINCKKKEYPCAFIAGYPIHHSKSPKIHNFWLKQYGLQGEYLAKEVKTEEFKSFLISSQKRGFCGGNVTLPHKQEAFHLATYKDEVATAIGAVNTLWFEGQKLCATNTDAYGFSANLDEFAPDWVKETALVFGAGGAARAVLYILKKRGFERIFLLNRTRQHADDLAEYFGKPVEVYDWHNIYKILYQVDLIVNATSVGMTNLYSEQKSIFFDFHKVKPTALVTDVVYTPLMTPFLQQAKAHGLKTVDGLGMLLHQAVPGFEQWFGTRPLVTKALRTAIVEDMSENKI
- a CDS encoding Maf family nucleotide pyrophosphatase; amino-acid sequence: MDENMLILASLSSYRAQLLDKAGLKFSIEGASFDERKVEEKVKTKTPKETSCFLASSKAKDVSKRFPHALVIGCDQILDLDGQIFHKVSDIKEAHQRLRALSGKTHSLHSAIALVKNGQEIWVEAFSAHMTVRSLSSEFIERYLTRVGADVLKSVGVYQIEKEGIHLFDKIEGDFFTIIGLPLLPLLAKLRHLGVIDG